The proteins below are encoded in one region of Stieleria sp. JC731:
- a CDS encoding FG-GAP-like repeat-containing protein, with the protein MRLAIANQQWETAERYSRKALIENPNDPELLKLTAGVLAFLDRKSEAAQMLVEAARQSNLEPAGVVDTAIAGLMDVGEIYASIELLEESVEAFPKRDQHRQILIGFYNEAQRTEAIPKHLRILIQDRHFTLPLLLSTTETSSRRLSEKSSERLLQRNPADHRVRLSEAFLHLYRREFAKASEVLEDILQHHPDFSPAHAMYGQSLVGELRWDELNDWYSAAPVESTRYADYWLTLGDYMQYSGKTAEATRAYWEASQRDPNRGLAWNRLKQAAQQFQSQSDQTIGDGDLDVITEHAEKLLAIRDSFNDFTGGGSKSQLAAVIVAKNLFDAGRVWEAEAWSAIASTLKENPAESELTNLRSKVIASLREDQRWIAKQNPALQLDFSSLPSPKIDRFQNPTVNRLVPNQTSHDHVRLVESGIAWNLSGVGDQNDPSDPKLAPLIRSTGAGGGAIDFDLDGLCDLAVINAGGTMLQADSHPNSLHRNTGKQFTDVSDAAGFSDTHFGQGIAVGDFNEDGFPDVFVANLGTNLLYRNNGDGSFTDCSSLLDQSTPIQWSTSAAFTDINRDGISDLIVTQYCATVPELDQACPNKQGVPGPCHPMVFAGDHDQFFLGTADASFANVTNDLISQGPPGRGLGILAGMLDGKRLGIYVANDMTRNFYYELPDSPTDAVANQEAIDDRATASGLAVDGRSLAQASMGIAASDFDHDGDLDLYVTGFGREYNIYYEQIVPGLWRDETAKLGLVKPTLEFVAFGSQAIDLDNDGLDEIIVTNGNIGQFSEPGADRYAQPLQIFRRGGEGSFETISDDQWGSYFKTDHVGRAMLTADFNRDGLCDLAITHTRERIGLLVNQSKTDQHRIGLQLRGSHCSRNAIGAVVRFKVEGKSRTLWQLSGNGYLCANEDILLAGLGDAVQIEDVTVTWPDSEIESFGTLKADQLHLIIQNSGEAYELQSYQ; encoded by the coding sequence ATGCGGTTAGCGATTGCGAACCAGCAGTGGGAGACGGCCGAACGGTACTCCCGCAAAGCATTGATTGAAAATCCAAATGATCCTGAGCTTCTAAAACTGACTGCAGGTGTACTGGCGTTCCTGGATCGGAAAAGCGAAGCCGCACAGATGCTTGTCGAAGCAGCACGCCAGTCCAATTTGGAGCCAGCAGGTGTCGTTGATACCGCGATCGCCGGTTTGATGGACGTTGGCGAGATCTACGCGTCGATTGAGCTACTGGAAGAATCCGTCGAGGCTTTTCCCAAACGTGATCAACACCGCCAGATCTTGATCGGGTTTTACAACGAAGCCCAACGCACCGAAGCGATCCCAAAACATCTCCGTATCCTGATCCAAGATCGCCACTTCACGCTGCCACTGCTGCTGTCAACGACGGAAACGTCGTCACGCAGGCTTTCGGAAAAGTCATCCGAACGATTGCTGCAGCGCAACCCCGCCGACCATCGGGTGCGATTGTCAGAAGCATTCCTGCACCTCTACCGCCGCGAATTTGCAAAAGCTTCCGAAGTTCTCGAAGACATCCTTCAACATCACCCTGACTTCTCGCCTGCCCATGCGATGTACGGCCAATCGCTTGTAGGCGAACTTCGCTGGGACGAACTGAACGACTGGTATTCAGCCGCGCCGGTCGAATCAACTCGATACGCGGATTACTGGCTGACACTTGGCGACTACATGCAGTATTCAGGCAAGACCGCCGAGGCGACTCGCGCCTACTGGGAAGCTTCCCAGCGCGATCCCAACCGTGGTCTCGCATGGAACCGCTTAAAGCAAGCTGCACAACAGTTCCAAAGTCAGTCCGACCAAACGATCGGCGATGGCGACCTTGACGTGATTACGGAACATGCCGAAAAGCTACTCGCCATCCGCGACTCCTTTAACGACTTTACCGGTGGCGGTTCCAAGAGCCAACTTGCCGCCGTTATTGTCGCGAAAAACCTTTTCGATGCCGGGCGAGTCTGGGAGGCAGAAGCATGGTCTGCAATCGCATCCACACTTAAAGAGAACCCCGCCGAGTCAGAACTGACAAACCTTCGCAGCAAAGTTATCGCGTCGCTCCGCGAAGACCAACGATGGATTGCCAAACAAAATCCGGCATTGCAACTCGACTTTAGCTCTTTGCCCTCGCCAAAAATCGATCGCTTCCAAAATCCGACGGTCAATCGATTGGTACCGAACCAGACTTCACACGACCATGTACGGCTTGTCGAAAGCGGAATCGCATGGAACCTTTCAGGAGTTGGCGACCAAAATGATCCGAGCGATCCCAAGCTTGCACCACTGATTCGCTCGACAGGTGCAGGGGGAGGAGCGATCGATTTTGACCTCGATGGCCTCTGTGATCTTGCTGTAATCAACGCAGGGGGAACGATGCTTCAAGCTGATTCTCATCCAAACAGTTTGCATCGAAATACTGGCAAACAGTTTACCGATGTCAGTGATGCGGCAGGATTCAGCGACACACACTTTGGACAAGGCATTGCGGTCGGTGACTTTAACGAAGATGGCTTTCCCGATGTCTTCGTTGCCAATCTCGGCACGAACCTTCTTTACCGAAATAACGGCGACGGAAGTTTCACCGATTGCTCGTCCTTGCTGGATCAATCGACACCAATCCAGTGGTCAACTTCGGCGGCATTTACCGATATCAACCGAGACGGTATCAGCGACCTGATCGTTACTCAGTACTGTGCCACAGTCCCTGAACTGGACCAAGCCTGCCCAAACAAACAAGGTGTTCCCGGCCCCTGTCATCCAATGGTTTTCGCAGGGGACCATGATCAGTTTTTCTTGGGTACAGCCGATGCAAGCTTCGCAAATGTCACCAATGATCTGATCAGCCAGGGGCCGCCAGGGCGGGGACTCGGCATCCTAGCCGGCATGTTGGATGGGAAGCGATTGGGAATCTATGTCGCCAACGACATGACGCGGAATTTCTACTATGAACTTCCTGATTCGCCGACGGATGCAGTGGCGAATCAGGAAGCCATCGATGACCGGGCAACTGCAAGTGGCCTTGCGGTTGACGGTCGGTCTCTAGCCCAAGCATCGATGGGAATCGCGGCCAGTGATTTTGATCACGACGGCGATTTGGATTTGTATGTCACCGGTTTTGGACGTGAATACAACATCTACTACGAACAGATCGTACCTGGGCTTTGGCGTGACGAAACGGCAAAACTGGGCCTTGTTAAACCCACACTTGAATTCGTTGCCTTCGGATCACAAGCGATCGATTTAGACAATGACGGACTCGATGAAATCATTGTGACCAACGGCAACATCGGCCAGTTTTCCGAACCCGGTGCGGACCGCTACGCTCAGCCGCTGCAAATTTTTCGACGTGGCGGCGAAGGTTCCTTCGAAACCATCAGCGACGACCAATGGGGCAGCTACTTTAAGACCGATCATGTGGGGCGGGCAATGTTGACAGCGGACTTCAATCGCGATGGGCTTTGTGATTTGGCGATCACCCACACCCGCGAACGCATCGGTCTGTTGGTCAATCAGTCGAAAACGGATCAACATCGTATCGGATTGCAATTACGCGGCAGCCATTGCAGTCGAAACGCGATCGGCGCAGTTGTCCGGTTCAAAGTTGAAGGCAAGTCACGGACGCTTTGGCAGCTTTCTGGAAATGGCTACCTCTGCGCTAACGAAGACATCTTGCTTGCTGGTCTCGGCGATGCGGTACAGATCGAAGACGTCACCGTCACTTGGCCAGATAGCGAAATCGAAAGCTTTGGCACACTGAAGGCGGATCAACTGCACCTGATCATTCAAAACAGCGGCGAAGCATACGAATTGCAGTCCTACCAATAA